In a genomic window of Macaca nemestrina isolate mMacNem1 chromosome 18, mMacNem.hap1, whole genome shotgun sequence:
- the LOC105491499 gene encoding aspartate aminotransferase, mitochondrial, whose translation MALLHSGRVLSGIAAAFHPGLAAAASARASSWWTHVEMGPPDPILGVTEAFKRDTNSKKMNLGVGAYRDDNGKPYVLPSVRKAEAQIAAKNLDKEYLPIGGLAEFCKASAELALGENSEVLKSGRFVTVQTISGTGALRIGASFLQRFFKFSRDVFLPKPSWGNHTPIFRDAGMQLQGYRYYDPKTCGFDFTGAVEDISKIPEQSVLLLHACAHNPTGVDPRPEQWKEIATVVKKRNLFAFFDMAYQGFASGDGDKDAWAVRHFIEQGINVCLCQSYAKNMGLYGERVGAFTMVCKDADEAKRVESQLKILIRPMYSNPPLNGARIAAAILNTPDLRKQWLQEVKGMADRIIGMRTQLVSNLKKEGSTHNWQHITDQIGMFCFTGLKPEQVERLTKEFSIYMTKDGRISVAGVTSGNVGYLAHAIHQVTK comes from the exons ATGGCCCTGCTGCACTCCGGCCGCGTCCTCTCCGGGATCGCCGCCGCCTTCCACCCGGGCCTCGCCGCCGCGGCCTCTGCCAGAGCCAG CTCCTGGTGGACCCATGTGGAAATGGGACCTCCAGATCCCATTCTGGGAGTCACTGAAGCCTTTAAGAGGGACACCAATAGCAAAAAGATGAATCTGGGAGTTGGTGCCTACCGGGATGATAACGGAAAGCCTTACGTGCTGCCTAGCGTCCGCAAG GCCGAGGCCCAGATTGCCGCAAAAAATTTGGACAAGGAATACCTGCCCATTGGGGGACTGGCTGAATTTTGCAAGGCATCTGCAGAACTAGCCCTGGGTGAGAACAGCGAAGTCTTGAAGAGTGGCCGG TTTGTCACTGTGCAGACCATTTCTGGAACTGGAGCCTTAAGGATCGGAGCCAGTTTTCTG CAAAGATTTTTTAAGTTCAGCCGAGATGTCTTTCTGCCCAAACCAAGCTGGGGAAACCACACACCCATCTTCAGGGATGCTGGCATGCAGCTACAAGGTTATCGGTATTATGACCCCAAGACTTGCGGTTTTGACTTCACAGGCGCTGTGGAGGATATTTCA aaaataCCAGAGCAGAGTGTTCTTCTTCTGCATGCCTGCGCCCACAATCCCACGGGAGTGGACCCGCGTCCGGAACAATGGAAGGAAATAGCAACAGTGGTAAAG AAAAGGAATCTCTTTGCATTCTTTGACATGGCCTACCAAGGCTTTgccagtggtgatggtgataaggATGCCTGGGCTGTGCGCCACTTCATCGAACAGGGCATTAATGTTTGTCTCTGCCAGTCATACGCCAAGAACATGGGCTTATATG GTGAGCGTGTAGGAGCCTTCACTATGGTCTGCAAAGATGCGGATGAAGCCAAAAGGGTAGAGTCACAGTTGAAGATCTTGATCCGTCCCATGTATTCCAACCCTCCCCTCAATGGGGCCCGGATTGCTGCTGCCATTCTGAACACCCCAGATTTGCGAAAACAATG GTTGCAAGAAGTGAAAGGCATGGCCGACCGCATCATTGGCATGCGGACTCAACTGGTCTCCAACCTCAAGAAGGAGGGTTCCACCCACAACTGGCAACACATCACTGACCAAATTGGCATGTTCTGTTTCACAGGGTTAAAGCCTGAACAG GTGGAGCGACTGACCAAGGAGTTCTCCATCTACATGACCAAGGACGGCCGCATCTCTGTGGCAGGGGTCACCTCCGGCAATGTGGGCTACCTTGCCCATGCCATTCACCAGGTCACCAAGTAA